The genome window CTGAGAAGATACGGGGCGTGGTGGCATCCTCACCGGCACTCGCCAAGAGCCCCGAAACGCCAGATTTCATGGTGGCCCTCGCGAAGTTCCTCGGGAAAATCGCTCCAGGAATCGTTCTTTCCAACGGGCTGAAGCCGGAGCTGCTTTCCAGGAACCCCGATGCGGTGAAGCGTTACGTCGAAGATCCACTCGTCCACGACAGGATTTCCGCAAAGCTCGGAAGGAGCGTCTTTGAAAACATGGAACTGGCCCACAGGGATGCAGGGAGGATAAAGGTTCCCGTGTTGCTAATCATCGGCACAGGGGATGTAATAACACCGCCCAAGGGGTCAAGGAGGCTCCTGGAAGAGCTCACAGTCGAGGACAAGGCAATTAAGGAGTTCGAAGGGGCCTACCACGAGATATTTGAGGACCCTGAATGGGCGGATGAACTCCACCGAACGGTGGTTGAGTGGATGGTGAGGCACGCGGGGTGAATTCTCATGATCTTCAACACCTTCCAGGATTTTATGGAACGCTGGGACGGGAGCCCGGAGGGTTGGATCGCATACATCAGCAACTATCCGGAACTCTTCGAAAAAATTAAGGAGGACTATGCGAGATACGGGGCAAGCTGGAGGGATTATCTGAAGCTGCTGGACAAGAGGAAGCCCGAGGAGTTCCCTAAAGCATATGAGCGCCTCAGGGAAGCACTGCCAAAAATTGCCGCCGATGTTGAGAGGCTGTTCGGGATTACCCAAAATGATTACAACATCGTCATATACGTCGGCCTTGAAAATGGGGCCGGGTGGGTGACAGAATTCATGGGAAAGCCCTCAATTCTTTTCGGCCTGGAAGCCGTAGCCGAGCTTGGATGGTACGATGGAATCGGGGGACTGATTGCGCATGAATTTGGACACCTTGTGCACTGGCTCATGAGGAACGAGAACCTGGAAAAGCTCGAAGAGGAGGCCCTTATGGGGCTGTATACGGAGGGATACGCCCAGAGGGTGGAGGACATCCTAACGGGGAGACCATGGCACCTCGAGTATGATGGATGGTTCGAATGGTGTGCGAGAAACGAGCGGTGCCTCAAGGAGGAGTTCGCAAGGAGGGTCCGGAAAAACGAACCGCTGAACCCGTTCTTTGGCTCGTGGTACGAGCTCTTCGGAATGAAGTTTACCGGCTACTATCTCGGCTACAGGTTCATCAGGTGGCTTGAAGAGATGCTCTCCTTTGAGGAAATAGCAAAACTGGAGAAAGAAATGGTCAGGAGAATGATTCTGGAGTTCCTTGAGGGCTAAATGACCTCCCTTCTGTCTATTATGTGCTCCAGCTCAGGCCCCGTCTTGATGAGCCCTACCGGAACACCGACGCGCTCCTCGATTTCCTCAACGAACTCCCTGGCCCTCCTGGGAAGCTTGTCGTAGTCGGTAACGCCGAAGGCATCCTTGTCGTACTTGTCCAGCATCGTCAGGGCGAGCATCGTCGCGCCGTTGAGCTTCGCGGAGTAGCGGGCGAACTCAAAGTCGAACCAGCCGACCCTCCTCCGCCTCCCTGTGACGGTCCCGTACTCAACGAGACCCAGCTTCTCCGCCTCCTCCTGGCTCATCTCGGTCGGGAACGGCCCCTCCCCAACCCTCGTCGGGAAGCTCTTGAAGACGACTATGACGTCGTCAACCCTCGTCGGGCCTATTCCCACGTCGCTCGCTATGGCCGAAGCGGTCGTGTCCTTCGAGGTCACGTAGGGGTAGGTTCCGTAGTAGAGGCTCAGCCCGAAGCCCTGTGTCCCCTCGACGAGTACGAGCTTCCCTTCGTCCAGGGCGTCGTTCACTTCCGCGGCGACATCCGTCAGGTATGGCTCAAGCTCGGGGACGTCCTTTGCGAGCCTCGCCCGCCTCATGACCCTGTCGGCGTTTGCCGGCCCGCAGCCGCTTCCGGTGGTTCCTATCCTGTCGTGGAGGTGGCTGTTGCTCCTGTCGAGCTTCTTGTGCTCGTCCTCGATTATGGAACAGCGGTAGTCGATGCCAACCCTCTCGGCGACGTTGAAGTCCCTGAGGTGCTCGAGCTCGTGGAAGAACACCCCGGGATCAACTAGAACACCCGCACCCACGAGAAGCCGGGCCTTCGTCTGGATGAACGCCGTTGGAAGCTGCCTGACCGCGTACTTCGTACCGTTGATAAAAACACTGTGGCCCGCGTTCGTTCCAACCCCACCGCGCGCTATGACCTCAGGCTCGTCCTTCAGGGCAAGGTAAGCGATAACAGAGCCCTTGCCCTCATCTCCCCACTGACCACCAACAACGATGTAGCTCGGCATGGCTCCTTACCCAGGTTTAAGTCAATAGGGGGCTTATAACGGTTTCGGATTTAACGAAAAAATGTCTAAAAATAATCGCCATCCTGAAAACGTTGAACTGGGAAATGGAGAAGTTAAGAAAGGGTTTTCACCACGAAGGCTAGCAAATCGGTCAGCTCCTTAGCCCTCGTCTCCGGCGATGCCCCCATGTGCCCGCTCTTGGTCTCGACGCGGAGGTAGACAGGCGCTCCGAGCCCCTTCAGCTTCATGAAGAACTTGAGGGCGTGTGCGGGATGAACGCGGTCGTCGTGTAAACCCGTGTAGATGAGCGTCGGCGGATAGCTCTTTTCAGGGCCGACGTTATGGTACGGGGAGTATTTAAGAAGGAACTCCCTGTCATTCGGGTCGTCGGGGTTTCCGTACTCCGGAATCCAGACGCTCCCGATGTAGAGTTTATGGAAGCGGAGCATGTCTATGACGGGGTAGCCTATCAAGGCCGCGTCCATCACGTCCGGCCGCTGGACGAGCGTAGCTGAGACCAGAAGCCCGCCGTTGCTCCTTCCCCAGGCGGCAACGCGATAGCCCTCACCCTTGAGCTTACCGAGAACGGCTATGAAGTCGTCGAAGACGTTCTGCTTGTTCTCCCTCATTCCCGCCCTGTGCCACCCCTCGCCGTATTCGCTCCCACCGCGCAGGTTGGCCATTCCAAAGGTCCCGCCACGCTTTAGGAACGGAATCACATGCGGGAAGAAGCGCGGAGTTAAGGCGATGTTGAAGCCTCCATAGCCGAAGACCCACGCTTTCCTCTCGTCCCCCTCGCCCTTCACGAGGAAGTAGTGAACCCTCGTCCCGTCCGTAGAGGGGGCAAAGTCTTCCTCGACCCTGAAGTTCCCGTTGATTCCCTGCCCCTCTACAAGCTTAAGCCCACCGCTGAACTCGTAGAGCCTGTAGGGGACGGTGAAGCTCTCATACCTTATGAGCGCCCTCGTCCCATCTGTGTCGAGCGGGTAAACGCTCCCCGGGAGGTCGAAGGTTATCTCGTCGAGCTTCTCCCCGTCGGGCGAGTAAACCTCAACCCTGTGGCTCGCGTGGACGAGCCTGCCGGCGAGGATTTTGCCGTCAACTAGAACTGCCCACTCGAGCGGGAAGTCACCCTCGGGAATTACTTCTTCGACTTCCCCGTCCGTTATAGCTATAACCTTTCCAAGACCCTTCCCCTCCCTCGTGAGGACGTAGAGCCTTCCGTCGATCATGTCAATTGGCTCGACCGGAACGTCCGCCGAGTAAACTTTCCTCCACTCCTTTGGCCTGTCTATCGGCCCGGCGTAGATCTCGGCGCTGTTCCAGCCGAAAGTAACGGTGACCATCGCGGTCCTTCCGTCGGTGCTCTTCATGAGCGAGATGAAGTGGCCGGAGCTAAGGCCCTCGCCGAAGACGAGTCTTTCCCCATCTTCATCCTTCCAGAAGAGCCTCACCGCAGGTGCCTTAACGCCGTCCGGGGTTTCGCCGTGCCTGTAGAAGCGGGAGAAGTAGTAGCCGTTTTCCAGGAAGGTAACGTTCCAGACCGAGGGCCTGAACTCGTCAACCACTTCCCCGGTTTCGAGGTCGATGATCCTCGTTATTCCCTCGTCCGCCCCACCTATCGAGAAGCTGTAGGCGAGTCTTTTCCCGGCATTGTCTGCCGTGAAGCCCTGGAGGAGAACCTCGTCGCCGAGTTCCCTCTCGAGCTCCTTTGAATCAACTATGGCCTCTCCTCCGAGCCACCTGATGACCTGTCTATCCCTCTCGCGGTACATCGCTATTACGCCCTTCTCCGTCAGCCTCGCACCGGTCAGGACCGGAATCGAGTAGTACTCCCAGACCTCGGGGAAGAGCTCGTCGCTCAGCCCTCCGATGAATTCTCTGAAGCGTTTGTTCTCCTCCTCGATGAGCCTCAGAAGGCGCTCGTCCTTGAGGTTCTCCATCCACAGGTACGGATCCTCCATGAAAACCACCATCTTAACGTTCGGCAAAGGGCATAAAAAAGTTTTGTTGTTCCCAAATCGGAACAAAATCTTAAAAGTTTCGGAACAGACGCTCAACCATGAGCACGGAAGACGAGAGGTTCATGCGGCTCGCGCTTGAGCTGGCCAAAAAGGGGGAGGGCCGGGTCAACCCAAACCCCACGGTCGGGGCCGTCATCGTTAAGAACGGGAAGATAATCGGCCTCGGCTGGCATCAACGCTTCGGCGGGAAGCACGCGGAAGTGAACGCCATAGAGGATGCCAAGAGGAAGGGCCACGACGTCAGGGGCGCCACGATGTACGTAACGCTCGAACCCTGCTCCCACTGGGGGAAGCAGCCGCCGTGCGCCGACAGGATAATAGAGGAGGGATTCAAGCGGGTCGTAGTTGCCATGGAAGACCCTAACCCCCTCGTGGCCGGCAGGGGAATCGAGAAGATGAGGAAAGCGGGCATAGAGGTCGAGGTAGGCCTTCTGGAGGAGGAGGCGAGGAAGCTCAACGAGATTTTCATCAAGTACATACCCACCGGAACCCCCTTCGTCTCGATAAAGCTTGCCCTGACCTTAGACGGCTTCATAGCAACCGAGAACGGTTCCTCACAGTGGATTACAGGAGAAAGGGCGAGGCTGAAGGTCCAGGAGCTCAGGAGGAGGCACATGGCCGTAATGGTCGGCTCCGGAACGGTTCTGGCGGACGACCCGAGGCTCAACTGCCGGCTCGATAACTGCCCGGAGAAGGTGAAGGCAATCCTCGACCGCTCCGGAAGGGTTGCGGAGGCGATTAAGGCGGGAAGGAGGTTCAGACTCTTCGAGGACGGGAAGGTGATATTCTTCACCGAGAGGCCGGAGCTCTTCGAAGGAATAGCCGAGGCATACCCGATAACCGAGCCAGAGAAAATCCTGAGGAAGCTCGGCGAGCTGGGGATAGACAGCGTTCTGATAGAGGGCGGAAGGATTGCCTGCGAGTTCTTGGCTTTTGCGGACAAGTTCTACCTCTTCTACGGGCCGAAGCTCTTCGGCAACGGAATCAAGCCCTTCGAGTGCCTGAAGGTCGAAACGGCCAGCGACGCCCCAGTTCTTGAGATAGAATCGCTGGAGAGGCTCGGCGAGAGCTTCCTCGTGACGGCTTACCCCGGTGGTGGAGATGTTCAGCGGGATCGTTGAGGGAACGGGAGGAGCCCACTACTCTGCTGGAAGGCTCCACGTCGAGTTGCCCTTTGAGGTCAAACCCGGGGACAGCGTCGCCGTTAACGGGGCCTGCCTAACGGTGGTCGAGTTCGATGGGAGGATAGCGACCTTCGACGTCGGCGAGGAGACGCTGAGGAGGACGAACCTGAGGGGGGCGAAGGTGGTGAACCTCGAAAGGGCCCTGAAGCTCGGCGAAAGGCTCGACGGGCACATCGTTACCGGCCACGTGGACGGGACGGTTCGCTTTATAGCCTCGCGGAGGAGCGGGAACACGACGTGGATGGCCTTCGAGATGCCGCCCGAGAAGTGGGGGATAGCTGAGAAGGGCTCCATAGCCCTGAACGGCGTCTCCCTGACTGTTGCGAGGGTGGAATCAAACCGCTTCTGGATCCAGGTAATTCCGTACACCCTCAAAAACACCAACCTCGGTCTCCTGAGGCCTGGTGAGAGGGTGAACTACGAGATTGACGTCCTGGCCAGATACGTAAAGCGCATCATGGAGGCAGGGGTATGAACTGGGAGGAGATCAGGAAAGCCGTGCTCGATGGGAAGCCGGTCGTTTTGATAGATGACAGGAGGGAGTTCGAAGCGGATTTGATTTATCCCGCGGAGATAGCTTCGTCCGAGGTCGTCAACTTCATGCTCTCGGCCAAAGGGCTTCTCTGCCTCACGATGGACATGGACGAGGCCCTAGAGAGGGGCTTCTTTCCGCTCCCGAGCAAGGAAGGTGAGACGAACTTTCTGGTTCCGGTTGATTACAGCGAAACCTTCACCGGGATAACAGCGGAGGAGAGGGCTTTAACCGCTCGAAAAATCGCCGAGGGGCTGGACATCGAGGCCTTCCGCTACCCGGGCCATCTGCACCTCCTCGGGGGAGTGGGCCTCAACAGGCGGAGGGGGCACACCGAGAGCTCGCTGGAGCTTATGGAGTTCCTCTGTTTCAAACGCTACGCCCTGATAGTGGAGATCCTCGACGAGGAAGGCGACTCCCACAACAGGGACTACGCGCTCAACTTCGCGAGGGAGCACGGTTTGCCAGTCCTCACAACCGACGACGTCTGGAAGGAATTCGTGAGGAGGAAGCAACTGGTAAGAGTTTACGCCAACGCGAGGCTGCCGACGCGCTACGGCGAGTTCAGAATCATAGCCTTCGACAACGAGCTGGATTTCAGGGAGCACGTGGCGATAGTGAAGGAGCCCTACGGTGAGATTCCGCTTGTGAGGGTTCACTCGAAGTGCCTGACCGGGGACACTCTGGCCTCTCTCAAGTGCGACTGCGGGAGCCAGCTGGCCAACGCCCTGAGGATGATAGCCCAGGAGGGGGGCATACTCCTCTACATGGACCAGGAGGGCAGGGGAATAGGCCTGAAGGAGAAGATAAAGGCCTACGAGCTTCAGGATAAGGGCCTCGACACGGTTGAGGCAAACGAGGCGCTCGGCCATAAGGAGGATGAGAGAACCTATGAGGCCGCGTTCCAGATGCTCCGCGCCTTGGGCGTGTCGAAGGTCAGGCTCATCACCAACAACCCGGCAAAAGCCAAAGCCCTCGAGGAGTTCGGGATAGAGGTGGTTGAGACGATTCCGGCTCCGGGCGAGGTTACAGACCACAACAGGCCTTACCTCAGGGTGAAGGCCGAGAAGCTCGGCCACAGGATTCCCTTCGAGATATAATCAATCACCGTATTATTTAATTCACGAATTAGACAAAACAGTATTACGGGGGTGAGGGTATGGAGGTTCGCGTCGTTGAGGGTGAATTCATGGGTGAGAACCTGAAGATAGGCGTCGTTGTTGCGCGCTTCAACGACCTCCTGACCGGGGAGCTCCTCAAGGGGGCGCTCGACTGCTTCGAGAGGCACGGCGTTGATAGGGTGGACGTGGTTAAAGTACCGGGCTCCTTCGAGATACCGCTCGCTGCCAAAAAGCTCGCCGAGAGGGGCTACGACGCGGTTCTGGCCCTCGGTGCTGTTGTTAGAGGTGAAACCAAGCACTTCGATCTGGTTGCCAGCGAGGTTGCCAAGGGAGTTGCCAAGGTTTCGCTCGACACGGGCGTTCCGGTTATCTTCGGCGTGATAACCGTGGAGGACGAGCTCCAGGGCTTCGACAGGGCGGGGGTGAAGAGCAACAAGGGCTTCGAGTACGCTATGGCAACGCTGGAGATGGCGAACCTCATGAAAAAACTCAGGGACTGAGCCAAGCCAGCCCCCACTCCTTCCTTTCTTTCACTATCCCGATTGCGAGCACCTTCTTCTTGAAGGGAAGCTCCATAGCCTTCTCGGCAAGCTCCTCAGCGCTCTCAAAGGCCGGTAACTCCAGCTCGGCAAAGCCCAGGTTGTAGGTCGCTGT of Thermococcus sp. JdF3 contains these proteins:
- a CDS encoding alpha/beta hydrolase, with translation MKVYKVSFGEPGLGWVVLVHGLGEHSGRYGRLIGELNDAGFAVYTFDWPGHGKSPGKRGHTSVEEAMEIIDGIIDKIGEKPFLFGHSLGGLAVIRYAETRPEKIRGVVASSPALAKSPETPDFMVALAKFLGKIAPGIVLSNGLKPELLSRNPDAVKRYVEDPLVHDRISAKLGRSVFENMELAHRDAGRIKVPVLLIIGTGDVITPPKGSRRLLEELTVEDKAIKEFEGAYHEIFEDPEWADELHRTVVEWMVRHAG
- a CDS encoding adenylosuccinate synthetase; its protein translation is MPSYIVVGGQWGDEGKGSVIAYLALKDEPEVIARGGVGTNAGHSVFINGTKYAVRQLPTAFIQTKARLLVGAGVLVDPGVFFHELEHLRDFNVAERVGIDYRCSIIEDEHKKLDRSNSHLHDRIGTTGSGCGPANADRVMRRARLAKDVPELEPYLTDVAAEVNDALDEGKLVLVEGTQGFGLSLYYGTYPYVTSKDTTASAIASDVGIGPTRVDDVIVVFKSFPTRVGEGPFPTEMSQEEAEKLGLVEYGTVTGRRRRVGWFDFEFARYSAKLNGATMLALTMLDKYDKDAFGVTDYDKLPRRAREFVEEIEERVGVPVGLIKTGPELEHIIDRREVI
- a CDS encoding prolyl oligopeptidase family serine peptidase, encoding MEDPYLWMENLKDERLLRLIEEENKRFREFIGGLSDELFPEVWEYYSIPVLTGARLTEKGVIAMYRERDRQVIRWLGGEAIVDSKELERELGDEVLLQGFTADNAGKRLAYSFSIGGADEGITRIIDLETGEVVDEFRPSVWNVTFLENGYYFSRFYRHGETPDGVKAPAVRLFWKDEDGERLVFGEGLSSGHFISLMKSTDGRTAMVTVTFGWNSAEIYAGPIDRPKEWRKVYSADVPVEPIDMIDGRLYVLTREGKGLGKVIAITDGEVEEVIPEGDFPLEWAVLVDGKILAGRLVHASHRVEVYSPDGEKLDEITFDLPGSVYPLDTDGTRALIRYESFTVPYRLYEFSGGLKLVEGQGINGNFRVEEDFAPSTDGTRVHYFLVKGEGDERKAWVFGYGGFNIALTPRFFPHVIPFLKRGGTFGMANLRGGSEYGEGWHRAGMRENKQNVFDDFIAVLGKLKGEGYRVAAWGRSNGGLLVSATLVQRPDVMDAALIGYPVIDMLRFHKLYIGSVWIPEYGNPDDPNDREFLLKYSPYHNVGPEKSYPPTLIYTGLHDDRVHPAHALKFFMKLKGLGAPVYLRVETKSGHMGASPETRAKELTDLLAFVVKTLS
- the ribD gene encoding bifunctional diaminohydroxyphosphoribosylaminopyrimidine deaminase/5-amino-6-(5-phosphoribosylamino)uracil reductase RibD, which codes for MSTEDERFMRLALELAKKGEGRVNPNPTVGAVIVKNGKIIGLGWHQRFGGKHAEVNAIEDAKRKGHDVRGATMYVTLEPCSHWGKQPPCADRIIEEGFKRVVVAMEDPNPLVAGRGIEKMRKAGIEVEVGLLEEEARKLNEIFIKYIPTGTPFVSIKLALTLDGFIATENGSSQWITGERARLKVQELRRRHMAVMVGSGTVLADDPRLNCRLDNCPEKVKAILDRSGRVAEAIKAGRRFRLFEDGKVIFFTERPELFEGIAEAYPITEPEKILRKLGELGIDSVLIEGGRIACEFLAFADKFYLFYGPKLFGNGIKPFECLKVETASDAPVLEIESLERLGESFLVTAYPGGGDVQRDR
- a CDS encoding riboflavin synthase; amino-acid sequence: MFSGIVEGTGGAHYSAGRLHVELPFEVKPGDSVAVNGACLTVVEFDGRIATFDVGEETLRRTNLRGAKVVNLERALKLGERLDGHIVTGHVDGTVRFIASRRSGNTTWMAFEMPPEKWGIAEKGSIALNGVSLTVARVESNRFWIQVIPYTLKNTNLGLLRPGERVNYEIDVLARYVKRIMEAGV
- a CDS encoding bifunctional 3,4-dihydroxy-2-butanone-4-phosphate synthase/GTP cyclohydrolase II; amino-acid sequence: MNWEEIRKAVLDGKPVVLIDDRREFEADLIYPAEIASSEVVNFMLSAKGLLCLTMDMDEALERGFFPLPSKEGETNFLVPVDYSETFTGITAEERALTARKIAEGLDIEAFRYPGHLHLLGGVGLNRRRGHTESSLELMEFLCFKRYALIVEILDEEGDSHNRDYALNFAREHGLPVLTTDDVWKEFVRRKQLVRVYANARLPTRYGEFRIIAFDNELDFREHVAIVKEPYGEIPLVRVHSKCLTGDTLASLKCDCGSQLANALRMIAQEGGILLYMDQEGRGIGLKEKIKAYELQDKGLDTVEANEALGHKEDERTYEAAFQMLRALGVSKVRLITNNPAKAKALEEFGIEVVETIPAPGEVTDHNRPYLRVKAEKLGHRIPFEI
- the ribH gene encoding 6,7-dimethyl-8-ribityllumazine synthase — translated: MEVRVVEGEFMGENLKIGVVVARFNDLLTGELLKGALDCFERHGVDRVDVVKVPGSFEIPLAAKKLAERGYDAVLALGAVVRGETKHFDLVASEVAKGVAKVSLDTGVPVIFGVITVEDELQGFDRAGVKSNKGFEYAMATLEMANLMKKLRD